Within Phaeodactylum tricornutum CCAP 1055/1 chromosome 15, whole genome shotgun sequence, the genomic segment ATTTGCTGCCATGTCTCGTAGCGACAAGCCTGTTTATATCGTCGTCGAAATTCTTGACGGCCGGCATCTCTGAAAGAATTCTATCCCGATTTCCGAGTCGTTCTCTCGTTTGGTGTTTTGTGTGCGATTGGAAACTATGTGCGCGAGAAAATACAGGTGGTCTGGGAGGAGTCGCAAGGTCCTCTTTGCGCAAAGGCAGGTTGTTGGCGGTGTTATCCGGAATATTTTGCCTGTTTTGGGGTGGCGTTGGCAGTGTCGCGGAGGGAAAGGTTCTTTGCGGTTGAGAACTGGTGTGAGTTGCCACTTTCGGGTCCACCGTGAGTACGTGCGTCTCCGGCTTTCGTACACTGTCCCCGTAGCGTGGACATTCCTCGTTCACTATTTCCGATGAATGTATCCGGACCTCTGCCGGCCGCAAACGAGGAGACTCCTCTTCCGACACAGTTCGGTTTGGAATTTTTATACGTTCGGGAGAGTCCAAATTTTTGTGGGGGAAACATACAGCCTCAAGGTCGTCTTGCAAGCGCGTGGTCCAGGTTTTACTGGAATCTTTCTCTTCTACCTCGACGCAGTCCCAACCACCGAGGAAGGACATCCATCGAGCAAAGTCCATCCTGACGACGATGGCTTTCCGGGCGAAGCGTATTTGTGCGGCAAGGCCTTGTTGCTTTCGAGATAGTATAGGAAAGGATCAGATTGTTAATTCAATGGGAGAAATTGGGGGGAAGTGCACGCTATTGCCACCAAGCGTTGAAACCCTATTGGCTATAAAAGCGTGAAGCGTGTCAAAAAGGAGCGAAAACATAGCAACATGAGTGCGTCGCACCAATACTATGGAGTCTTGTCCATTCAAACGACATAATAGGCCAGGCTCATTAGCAAAATTAGATTGCTGAACTGACATCTGCGTTCATAACACATAATTCATGAACGGAAACGTTTTCCTAAGGGCAATATTATTCCTTGTAACTCGCGAAATCAAAGAAACTTCTTATAAGATGTAACAGCGCCGGGCATGACAGTCTGTACCTCGACCCACATTCGTTCGTGTCACTCCCGTCAGATGTTGTCCTCGTGAAGGTCTCAGCTTTCGTTTCTCTCGACTCGGGTCGTTGTTAACTGCAACTCGAAATGAACTACCACTGACCGTACGTGTAAGGTAGGCTCGTCTTGTGGCCTGGCGTGACCTGCCCGTGGAAGTCAACCAACACTGTAAAAGCGATTTCGCCTGTTCAGTCGTTTTGGGGGAAAGATGCTTCGACGACTAACCATCAAGGCTCTGGACGAGGAGGCGCACCGCCACGTTGCGAATATTACTATCACCTCGACAGTCACAATTCGGGTGACACCCAAGGACGATTTTCTTGTTTCATGGGCCATTTTGTGGGCTGGTTTTGTGATCGCGTCTCTAGTCGCGACGTGGCAAGTCTGGAAAGAATCGCGGAGTCTGTCGACTCGCCGAGGACAAACCGAAGAAGAGCAAGCCACCGATGGAGTTTCGACAGCCGATGTTGCCCGAAGTATCGTACGTTTTCCGTGAAAGGCAAATCCCATGGTTGCCGGAACCCTTGGATCTCACCCACCCTTGAATTCTATGACTGCCGTCTATTCCAGTTTCGACGCCTACTTCTCGCCGCTATGGCATCACGCATAGTTCTGATGCCCGTACAAATCTGGTCGACTCCCGTCTGGTGGCAGTTCGTGGGCGACACTTTGCCGGAAATGCTCTTTGCTGCAGCCTGGACATTACTGGTTAGCTTTTTTGTACAGTTGGTCGGGATTGCGACAGGAACGAGCACCAGCACCATGCCGGGTATTGTAATTCAAGGGACTGCGTACGTTGTGTATTTATTGTTGATCACCTTGCAACTCTGGAATAGTGTTGCGTCCGTACTACTGTACGCCTTGTTGTGCTGCATCTATGCAGCCTTGTTCGGGACTGTCTCGTATTTTTGTCCAAGACTGCTGTCGATTTTGCAACCCAGTTTGGTTCAACACGGTGGCTTGGTGACACGAATATCGATTTGCACCGTGCTGTGCATCTCCATGTTTGGAGCCCATACGATTGGCTATGCTCGACTCGTCTTAGCCCCACCCCATAGAGTATTCTGGTGGTGGAACTATGGAGTTTTGGAACTTTTGCCATCGAGTATTTTCCTCGTGATTATGAACCCCAGCTCGAATAAAAGCTCGGAGCGAGAACACGAAGACCTATCGACTGATGGAAGCCGCAAGATTGGGAGGACGGATTCCGCTAGCTCCGCTATGAGCCACCCAACGGGAAATAGTAGGAAACAGCAAGAGACAATTGCACTCCTCAAAAACTCGCCCGTGTACGGTTCTTCTGGAAAAACAACTACTACCTAACTGGATAATTCATCCTAACGAAACCTTTGGCTATACTAGCGCTTCCCTTGCTTTAACTTTTGTGTATTTCACAATCGCGTTTTTCGTGTTACTTTGGAGTGAGatccacgtcgtcgtcttcgtcataAAAGTAAGTCGCCGGTATCGGAATAACATAACGGGCCGGAACGCGACGGTGAGGGGTGCGCCCCTGagcgtcatcgtcatcctcaaACTTGACGATGATCTCTTTCACTGTGGGCTCCCCCAACCGATCCACCTTCCAAATGGGATCCTTGCTAATTTTGGCACGGTAGAACGAAGTGGTTTCGGGGAAAATAGCCATGCAATCGTTATCTTTCTTGAAGCATCCTTCCGCCCCGGTGGAAAGGCGCATCACGTGACTCCAAGGCAAGCGGATGAGCTTACTcgtgtcgtcttcatcttgcACATCGTACGTTTCCGTGTCGGTGTAGAATCGCTGCACGGACGCCAAAATCCAAGAACCGTTTTCATCCGTCCGGGTAACTTTGGCAGCGACTTGTTCACCGGGTCCGGCAGCCAGTTTGCTgcgctttctctttcgtgCAGGAAGGGCCAAAGCACGCCCATCGAAAAAGGCCGTTTGGCGAGCATACTCCGTAGCACCCGGTCCCTTTTCGAGACGTTCCAGAAAGCCACCGATgcattcttcttcgtcaactTCCATTGCTTCAAAATGGCGGGCCACGGCAACAGCAAGTTCCGAAGGAGGAGCTTCGGCACGCACCGCAACGCCTAGATGTTGATAAAGACGAGGTGAGAGAACATGGCGCCTGAACAACTCGAACAATCGCACGGTGTCAACCCAAACACTGAGGAACATTGTTCAACCATCCGGTACTCACCGTGATGGTCAATGTAGCTCAACAACGTAAGGCCTGCGAGCTTTCGAAAATCCAGTCCAACCCCACGTGGATACGACCGAGAATGGGTTTGCTTTCCCGAGCCTCGACGCGCTACTTTTCCCGCGGGTGCAGTGGTTGTCGCAGTGGCGGGTCCCATGGTCAACGAAGCTTTCCTCGGCAAATGGAGACAACTGTCGAATGTTCCCACGATATGTGCTGCGTTGATGTCGTGTTTTCGTCGTGCTCGAAGGAACCTGGAGGAGGACGTTCACGAAGTATGCTTGTCTGTGAAAATGCTGTCGTTGCCCATCTCCCCGCGTTACCTTGAGTCTTTAACAGATCTGAGCAGTAAGTGTCCCCACTGTCAAATTTCCCAGAACCACGACGAAAATCGAATAAGTATTACAGCTAGCTACGGTTTTCAGGTAAAGTCCCAGTTTTCAACCTTTtattttcaatttttcccATAGTTAAATGTAAGGTTCAACTGTGGTTCGTTGACACTGTTTTTGGGAAAACTTATCGTTCACTCCCAGAGCTACTTTGCATTCAACAAATATCAAAACCACTATATATATAACCTCGAAAGTTGGTGGGGCTGCTTTTCCGAGATTCTATTTTCAGAAGCGCAAACAGATTATCAATCCCGTTCTTTGAACGTCTTTCAACTTCGAAACCGTTTCTGTAGTACTTTGGGGCTGCAACAGCTGCGTGAATAGCTATGTGCCAAGAAAGTATAGCCAAGGACAGTGATGCGTGTTTGTCGACGCTTCCAGGCTGGTTCTTCACTTTCAATACGCTTGCTTTGAGCACGCACGTTTTTTACATGACGGAGCCAAtttgctgacagtgaaagcaaacgactcactgtcagcccATCTATTCCGAAAGGGAAATGAATGTTGTCATCGCTAGCGTAAATGGTCTGCATACTATTTTCATTCAGTAAGCATCTAAACTTTTCTATGAATGGCTTCTGTTTGCATCAAAACCCTATTCTTTGGATTTGAAGCAAGTCGTATCAATAAATAGAAtgcctaactgtaaaacagTCGATACTCATTTTGAAATGCAAATAAAATACTTCAGAGGGTTCGGCAAAGCCGTTCGTGTCTGTTTACATAGAAAATCAACTGAGACCGGCCACGGTAGCTTAGTTTGCGTAACGCAGTGCACTGATTGCAGCGTTTACTATCTCCGCGGTGGAAGATTGATTTTGGTACTGCCCCTGCTGTTGACTTTGCATGTTTTGATGGTGTGGTACGTACTGATTCATCATCCCATTCCCCTTCATTAAATCATAGCCGTGGCCATTGTTCCCGTGCATCCCCATCATGTTTTGACTATGGCCCCCTCCCATGCCCATATTTGGGTACAAAGCATTTGTGAGCGAAAGCGATTCGCCATCATGCATACCACCGTGCATACCAGCATACATGGCCGCCGGATTGTGCATATAGTGGTTCGCTTTGTTTTGTAAGTAGTGATCGAACATCATCCGCTTGTGCATGTTTTCGTCCATGGGCCCGTCGAAAGGGCGCTTCATTGCGTAGGATGGCATCTGATGTTGATCTTGCTTGCGACTAGTAGCGGCGGTAATCGATCGCATCTTTGCCATGATCTCGGCGTTGTCTCGCTGGAAAAATTCGTTGCCGAAGATGATCGGGTCGTCCGGACCAATTCCGCGGTTGACTTGACGGAATCCCCATCTATAAAGCTTGCGCGTAAAGCTCGAAAACTTGGTCTGCTTGAAGAACTTGGGAACAACATTGCGAGTGAACTTTTCGGGATCATTTATCACAAAAGACCTTCCGTCCCCGAGCCATTCCACGCAAAAGCCTTTTCCTTGCTCATTAGCATAGCGCATCAAGTTCATAAGCTTTTTGTACAGAGACGGATGAGAGTGAAGTGTCAGCAAAAAAAAACATCCCAGCCCGATAGTTGACGAAACAGCACTGCCCAAATGAAATAGGGCGCACATTGCAGTGAAAATATCAGGACAAAACTACCTAGAAGCCAGTACTGCTTCTACGGCAGCGATAAAAACACCTTGCCCCGTTCGATCGGAAACCACGTCTCCCAGCGTCATGGAAGGC encodes:
- a CDS encoding predicted protein translates to MLRRLTIKALDEEAHRHVANITITSTVTIRVTPKDDFLVSWAILWAGFVIASLVATWQVWKESRSLSTRRGQTEEEQATDGVSTADVARSIFRRLLLAAMASRIVLMPVQIWSTPVWWQFVGDTLPEMLFAAAWTLLVSFFVQLVGIATGTSTSTMPGIVIQGTAVASVLLYALLCCIYAALFGTVSYFCPRLLSILQPSLVQHGGLVTRISICTVLCISMFGAHTIGYARLVLAPPHRVFWWWNYGVLELLPSSIFLVIMNPSSNKSSEREHEDLSTDGSRKIGRTDSASSAMSHPTGNSRKQQETIALLKNSPVYGSSGKTTTT
- a CDS encoding predicted protein, whose protein sequence is MGPATATTTAPAGKVARRGSGKQTHSRSYPRGVGLDFRKLAGLTLLSYIDHHGVAVRAEAPPSELAVAVARHFEAMEVDEEECIGGFLERLEKGPGATEYARQTAFFDGRALALPARKRKRSKLAAGPGEQVAAKVTRTDENGSWILASVQRFYTDTETYDVQDEDDTSKLIRLPWSHVMRLSTGAEGCFKKDNDCMAIFPETTSFYRAKISKDPIWKVDRLGEPTVKEIIVKFEDDDDAQGRTPHRRVPARYVIPIPATYFYDEDDDVDLTPK
- a CDS encoding predicted protein gives rise to the protein MTDADKIEDNKSSKKPVTKEKLRSIMEAASALTALGDEESDEGRPGTPPNDDKKEIEGTKTEGKVDAPKSAEKSDMKEEDASKRYLPDHKKPDAAPTFPEKFCPDIFTAMCALFHLGSAVSSTIGLGCFFLLTLHSHPSLYKKLMNLMRYANEQGKGFCVEWLGDGRSFVINDPEKFTRNVVPKFFKQTKFSSFTRKLYRWGFRQVNRGIGPDDPIIFGNEFFQRDNAEIMAKMRSITAATSRKQDQHQMPSYAMKRPFDGPMDENMHKRMMFDHYLQNKANHYMHNPAAMYAGMHGGMHDGESLSLTNALYPNMGMGGGHSQNMMGMHGNNGHGYDLMKGNGMMNQYVPHHQNMQSQQQGQYQNQSSTAEIVNAAISALRYAN